In one Diprion similis isolate iyDipSimi1 chromosome 6, iyDipSimi1.1, whole genome shotgun sequence genomic region, the following are encoded:
- the LOC124406457 gene encoding origin recognition complex subunit 3 isoform X1 has product MDNVSVSKGVFAFQGSYRIGRGKKRPERAQMFNESWYVAYKQVWSTIEKATQKINSDIFARILEDLKSYVSSINYDTLSGEIPTAILLTGVNLPDHGALFQMLAKKFQDITSHIAIIQQRDSYSLKNMMEETVRQLINNSRNNGTEIQKNHCTSSVLNAWYQEQGSNKPLLIIIPDFESFSAEILQNFILILSVYSKTIKFVLIFGVATAVHAAHRSLPHHVTSKLRVQVFQAPSQVKSLSGVLDGTVLSTETPFKLTGRAFQLLTDIFLFYDFSINGFLQGYKLCMFHHFYGKNVNSLCCNGENVRSRISELSSEDLDEIRKLKSIAEYVRELPATKRDSLNDEGFKELLSTLINQVHTFTRTFQITLKCLHHFTSDLPNAPLGKQLREVYAKAVSCAITESQEYKECLQYLGFISKEELLTKLDTMKNIIEISVEGKLLADVKRDLEKHREAISHASPEIRRENTEIVDEGEKLNRAQLKEKLLKMSKKHSISPYKQAQTDVINYLDQKVFSIHLKNPALLPGSEIFFFNDGSAVKHHIVGSPRAAIHTGLNNPQAYLDCSCCAVTTEQPIVATMPDLSIIYKLHLEGRRLINMYDWLQSFLSIVCPDQSGEERREVDPELQARFTRAVAELQFLGFIKTSRKKTDHVMRLTWGCS; this is encoded by the exons ATGGACAACGTCTCTGTCTCGAAG GGGGTTTTTGCCTTCCAAGGAAGCTATAGAATTGGACGTGGGAAGAAGAGACCTGAAAGAGCACAGATGTTTAACGAATCGTGGTACGTTGCCTATAAGCAAGTTTGGTCAACTATCGAAAAGGCTACTCAG aaaataaattccGACATTTTCGCAAGAATCTTGGAAGATTTGAAGTCATACGTCTCGTCGATAAACTACGATACTCTGTCCGGTGAAATACCCACAGCAATTTTACTGACTG GTGTCAATTTACCCGATCATGGGGCGCTTTTTCAAATGCTGGCCAAAAAGTTCCAAGACATTACCTCACACATAGCGATTATACAGCAGAGAGACTCGTACAGCTTAAAAAATATGATGGAAGAAACAGTCCGTCAGCTAATTAATAATTCCAGG AATAACGGCACAGAGATACAGAAAAATCATTGCACCTCAAGTGTGCTGAACGCCTGGTATCAGGAACAAGGTTCAAACAAACCTTTGCTCATAATCATTCCAGATTTCGAAAGTTTCTCTgctgaaattttgcaaaacttcATTCTAATACTCAG CGTTTACTCGAAAAcaatcaaatttgttttaatttttggaGTAGCGACGGCGGTTCACGCTGCTCACAGATCGTTGCCGCACCACGTCACGTCGAAACTGCGAGTTCAG GTTTTCCAAGCTCCGTCGCAAGTGAAAAGCCTCTCCGGGGTTTTAGACGGGACGGTTCTTTCCACGGAAACCCCGTTTAAATTAACCGGACGCGCTTTccagttactcaccgatatatttttgttttacgatttttccaTCAACGGTTTCCTGCAAGGCTACAAG CTGTGTATGTTTCACCATTTTTATGGAAAGAATGTCAATTCTTTGTGCTGCAACGGCGAGAATGTTAGATCGAGAATATCTGAGTTAAGCAGCGAAGATCTAGATGAGATAAGAAAACTAAAATCGATTGCTGAATACGTCCGAGAATTGCCGGCGACAAAACGTGACTCCCTAAACGACGAAGGGTTCAAG GAATTACTGTCTACCTTAATAAATCAGGTTCACACCTTCACTCGCACCTTTCAAATTACCCTAAAATGTTTGCATCACTTCACGTCGGATCTACCTAACGCGCCTTTGGGTAAACAA CTACGAGAAGTATACGCGAAGGCTGTGAGCTGCGCCATAACCGAATCCCAAGAGTACAAGGAGTGCTTGCAATACCTGGGTTTCATATCGAAAGAAGAACTTCTAACGAAACTTgatacgatgaaaaatatcatcgaaATCTCTGTCGAGGGGAAATTATTGGCGGATGTTAAACGTGATCTGGAAAAACACAGAGAAGCCATCAGCCATGCGAGCCCCGAAATAAGGAGAGAAAACACGGAGATCGTAGAcgagggtgaaaaattgaatcgggCCCAGCTCAAAGAG AAGCTGCTGAAGATGTCCAAGAAACACTCAATCTCGCCTTACAAACAGGCTCAAACGGATGTGATAAATTACCTCgatcaaaaagttttttccatCCATCTGAAGAATCCCGCACTTTTGCCGGGTagtgaaatattctttttcaacGACGGTAGCGCCGTGAAACATCACATTGTTGGATCGCCACGGGCCGCCATTCACACTGGTTTGAATAATCCGCAAGCTTACTTGGAC tGTTCTTGCTGCGCTGTGACTACCGAGCAGCCGATTGTTGCGACGATGCCGGATTTGAGCATCATTTACAAACTTCATTTGGAAGGCAGAAGGTTGATTAACATGTACGACTGGCTCCAG TCTTTCCTATCAATCGTGTGCCCAGATCAGTCAGGTGAAGAACGGCGAGAAGTGGATCCTGAACTGCA AGCTCGATTCACACGGGCAGTAGCTGAGCTACAGTTTCTTGGATTCATCAAAACGTCGAGGAAAAAGACTGACCACGTAATGCGACTTACTTGGGGTTGTAGTTAA
- the LOC124406457 gene encoding origin recognition complex subunit 3 isoform X2, producing the protein MLAKKFQDITSHIAIIQQRDSYSLKNMMEETVRQLINNSRNNGTEIQKNHCTSSVLNAWYQEQGSNKPLLIIIPDFESFSAEILQNFILILSVYSKTIKFVLIFGVATAVHAAHRSLPHHVTSKLRVQVFQAPSQVKSLSGVLDGTVLSTETPFKLTGRAFQLLTDIFLFYDFSINGFLQGYKLCMFHHFYGKNVNSLCCNGENVRSRISELSSEDLDEIRKLKSIAEYVRELPATKRDSLNDEGFKELLSTLINQVHTFTRTFQITLKCLHHFTSDLPNAPLGKQLREVYAKAVSCAITESQEYKECLQYLGFISKEELLTKLDTMKNIIEISVEGKLLADVKRDLEKHREAISHASPEIRRENTEIVDEGEKLNRAQLKEKLLKMSKKHSISPYKQAQTDVINYLDQKVFSIHLKNPALLPGSEIFFFNDGSAVKHHIVGSPRAAIHTGLNNPQAYLDCSCCAVTTEQPIVATMPDLSIIYKLHLEGRRLINMYDWLQSFLSIVCPDQSGEERREVDPELQARFTRAVAELQFLGFIKTSRKKTDHVMRLTWGCS; encoded by the exons ATGCTGGCCAAAAAGTTCCAAGACATTACCTCACACATAGCGATTATACAGCAGAGAGACTCGTACAGCTTAAAAAATATGATGGAAGAAACAGTCCGTCAGCTAATTAATAATTCCAGG AATAACGGCACAGAGATACAGAAAAATCATTGCACCTCAAGTGTGCTGAACGCCTGGTATCAGGAACAAGGTTCAAACAAACCTTTGCTCATAATCATTCCAGATTTCGAAAGTTTCTCTgctgaaattttgcaaaacttcATTCTAATACTCAG CGTTTACTCGAAAAcaatcaaatttgttttaatttttggaGTAGCGACGGCGGTTCACGCTGCTCACAGATCGTTGCCGCACCACGTCACGTCGAAACTGCGAGTTCAG GTTTTCCAAGCTCCGTCGCAAGTGAAAAGCCTCTCCGGGGTTTTAGACGGGACGGTTCTTTCCACGGAAACCCCGTTTAAATTAACCGGACGCGCTTTccagttactcaccgatatatttttgttttacgatttttccaTCAACGGTTTCCTGCAAGGCTACAAG CTGTGTATGTTTCACCATTTTTATGGAAAGAATGTCAATTCTTTGTGCTGCAACGGCGAGAATGTTAGATCGAGAATATCTGAGTTAAGCAGCGAAGATCTAGATGAGATAAGAAAACTAAAATCGATTGCTGAATACGTCCGAGAATTGCCGGCGACAAAACGTGACTCCCTAAACGACGAAGGGTTCAAG GAATTACTGTCTACCTTAATAAATCAGGTTCACACCTTCACTCGCACCTTTCAAATTACCCTAAAATGTTTGCATCACTTCACGTCGGATCTACCTAACGCGCCTTTGGGTAAACAA CTACGAGAAGTATACGCGAAGGCTGTGAGCTGCGCCATAACCGAATCCCAAGAGTACAAGGAGTGCTTGCAATACCTGGGTTTCATATCGAAAGAAGAACTTCTAACGAAACTTgatacgatgaaaaatatcatcgaaATCTCTGTCGAGGGGAAATTATTGGCGGATGTTAAACGTGATCTGGAAAAACACAGAGAAGCCATCAGCCATGCGAGCCCCGAAATAAGGAGAGAAAACACGGAGATCGTAGAcgagggtgaaaaattgaatcgggCCCAGCTCAAAGAG AAGCTGCTGAAGATGTCCAAGAAACACTCAATCTCGCCTTACAAACAGGCTCAAACGGATGTGATAAATTACCTCgatcaaaaagttttttccatCCATCTGAAGAATCCCGCACTTTTGCCGGGTagtgaaatattctttttcaacGACGGTAGCGCCGTGAAACATCACATTGTTGGATCGCCACGGGCCGCCATTCACACTGGTTTGAATAATCCGCAAGCTTACTTGGAC tGTTCTTGCTGCGCTGTGACTACCGAGCAGCCGATTGTTGCGACGATGCCGGATTTGAGCATCATTTACAAACTTCATTTGGAAGGCAGAAGGTTGATTAACATGTACGACTGGCTCCAG TCTTTCCTATCAATCGTGTGCCCAGATCAGTCAGGTGAAGAACGGCGAGAAGTGGATCCTGAACTGCA AGCTCGATTCACACGGGCAGTAGCTGAGCTACAGTTTCTTGGATTCATCAAAACGTCGAGGAAAAAGACTGACCACGTAATGCGACTTACTTGGGGTTGTAGTTAA